One region of Rhodocaloribacter litoris genomic DNA includes:
- the argC gene encoding N-acetyl-gamma-glutamyl-phosphate reductase, translating into MTNPPFRETSTDRPPARVALLHGAGYAGGELIRLLTAHPHVTLEVVTSRTFAGQPVWTAHPALRGQTDLAFSDGDDLPLDTLDVVFIAAEHGQGARAVASLLEAGYAGAIVDLSADFRFRDPDVYDRWFGFSHPAPERLSDFAYGLPEVHAPYATPYIANPGCFATGLALALWPLARHLPRLDAAVTALTGASGSGTRPSSTTHFPTRDGNVRAYKVLAHQHLPEVLQTLGPNAHVAFVPVSGPWTRGIWGTAHIALPGGLTEADIATWYEDAYAAAPAVRCWPGTLPELRYAVGTPFCDLGWTLRDGHLVVGFALDNLLKGAASQAVQNMNLVLGLPETAGLLPTPVSNPAITP; encoded by the coding sequence ATGACCAACCCACCGTTCCGCGAAACCTCGACCGACCGGCCACCGGCCCGGGTGGCCCTCCTCCACGGCGCCGGCTACGCGGGCGGCGAGCTGATCCGCCTGCTCACCGCACACCCACACGTCACGCTCGAGGTCGTCACCAGCCGCACCTTTGCCGGGCAGCCCGTCTGGACGGCCCACCCGGCCCTGCGCGGCCAGACCGACCTGGCCTTCTCCGACGGCGACGACCTGCCGCTCGACACGCTCGACGTCGTCTTCATCGCGGCCGAGCACGGGCAGGGAGCGCGGGCCGTGGCCAGCCTGCTCGAGGCCGGCTACGCAGGCGCCATCGTGGACCTGAGCGCCGACTTCCGCTTCCGCGACCCGGACGTCTACGACCGGTGGTTCGGCTTCAGCCACCCGGCACCCGAACGGCTCTCCGACTTTGCCTACGGGCTGCCGGAGGTCCACGCCCCGTACGCCACGCCGTACATCGCCAACCCCGGCTGCTTCGCCACGGGGCTGGCGCTGGCGCTCTGGCCGCTCGCCCGCCATCTGCCCCGCCTCGACGCCGCCGTGACGGCCCTGACGGGCGCTTCCGGCTCGGGCACCCGTCCCTCTTCCACCACCCACTTCCCCACCCGCGACGGGAACGTGCGGGCCTACAAGGTGCTCGCCCACCAGCACCTGCCCGAGGTGCTCCAGACGCTGGGACCGAACGCCCACGTGGCCTTCGTGCCCGTCTCCGGCCCCTGGACGCGCGGCATCTGGGGGACGGCCCACATCGCGCTGCCGGGCGGCCTCACCGAAGCCGACATCGCCACCTGGTACGAAGACGCCTATGCCGCCGCCCCGGCGGTGCGCTGCTGGCCCGGCACCCTCCCCGAACTGCGGTACGCCGTGGGCACGCCCTTCTGCGACCTCGGCTGGACCCTCCGCGACGGCCACCTCGTCGTGGGCTTCGCCCTGGACAACCTCCTCAAAGGGGCGGCCAGCCAGGCCGTCCAGAACATGAACCTCGTCCTGGGCCTGCCCGAGACGGCCGGCCTCCTCCCCACTCCGGTATCCAACCCCGCCATCACCCCATGA